From a region of the Tenggerimyces flavus genome:
- a CDS encoding MFS transporter: protein MSDQTTVTPPPNGAPRWLRGPLRPFQHGQYRLLAGSLTANVFSDGLWLMAMVWQVIALGGKAGELSLVATGTSVGLVATALIGGVVADRISQRRILMIVELGLTAFGAALAALALTGQLQLWHLVVVATIRGIGGGFYYPAYSAMLPSIIPSEHLLAANGVEGTLRPVIMQAAGPAIASLIVAAYSPGAALAVGAVTQAIAMLFLFFMKPVALRRDTSETKDQHPIRSMLVDLKEGFVYMVRTPWLLATLLFASLMILVMMGPMEVLIPFAIKDRAGGGPQEHAIVMAAFGLSGAAASLFMASRKLPRRYLTWMNVLWGVACLPFVLIGFATNVWVIAGAAFVIGALFSGPMVIWGTLLQRRVPPALLGRVSSLDFFVSLVFMPISMALAGPVSAGIGLAPTFIIAGVLPLVFAVVAVLWARMPADELAHPLDTPAEEPAAK from the coding sequence CGCGGGCCGCTGAGGCCGTTCCAGCACGGCCAGTACAGGCTGCTCGCGGGGTCGCTGACCGCGAACGTGTTCAGCGACGGCCTCTGGCTGATGGCCATGGTTTGGCAGGTCATCGCGCTCGGCGGCAAGGCGGGCGAGCTGTCGCTGGTCGCCACCGGGACGTCCGTCGGCCTGGTCGCGACCGCCCTGATCGGCGGCGTCGTGGCCGACCGGATCTCCCAGCGCCGCATCCTGATGATCGTCGAGCTCGGCCTGACCGCGTTCGGCGCAGCCCTCGCGGCTCTCGCGCTCACCGGCCAGCTGCAGCTCTGGCACCTCGTCGTGGTCGCCACGATCCGCGGTATCGGTGGCGGCTTCTACTACCCCGCGTACTCCGCGATGCTTCCGTCGATCATCCCGTCGGAGCACCTGCTCGCCGCGAACGGTGTCGAGGGCACGCTCCGGCCGGTGATCATGCAGGCCGCCGGCCCGGCGATCGCGAGCCTCATCGTCGCCGCGTACTCGCCCGGCGCGGCGCTCGCGGTCGGTGCCGTCACGCAGGCGATCGCGATGCTGTTCCTGTTCTTCATGAAGCCCGTCGCGCTCCGACGCGACACCTCCGAGACGAAGGACCAGCATCCGATCCGTTCGATGCTGGTCGACCTCAAGGAGGGCTTCGTCTACATGGTCCGCACGCCGTGGCTCCTCGCGACGCTGCTGTTCGCGTCGCTGATGATCCTGGTGATGATGGGCCCGATGGAGGTCCTGATCCCGTTCGCGATCAAGGACCGCGCGGGTGGTGGGCCGCAGGAGCACGCGATCGTGATGGCCGCGTTCGGGCTGTCTGGCGCGGCGGCGTCGCTGTTCATGGCGTCGCGCAAGCTGCCGCGGCGGTACCTCACCTGGATGAACGTGCTGTGGGGCGTGGCCTGCCTGCCGTTCGTGCTGATCGGGTTCGCGACGAACGTGTGGGTGATCGCGGGCGCGGCGTTCGTGATCGGCGCGTTGTTCAGCGGGCCGATGGTGATCTGGGGAACGTTGCTCCAACGCCGCGTCCCGCCGGCGCTGCTCGGCCGCGTCTCGAGCCTGGACTTCTTCGTCTCGCTGGTGTTCATGCCGATCTCGATGGCGCTGGCCGGCCCGGTCAGCGCGGGGATCGGGCTGGCGCCGACGTTCATCATCGCCGGCGTGCTGCCGCTGGTCTTCGCCGTCGTGGCCGTCCTGTGGGCCCGGATGCCGGCTGACGAGCTGGCGCATCCGCTGGACACGCCTGCAGAGGAGCCGGCTGCCAAATAA